Below is a genomic region from Trichomycterus rosablanca isolate fTriRos1 chromosome 15, fTriRos1.hap1, whole genome shotgun sequence.
tatgtaTGTTCAAAATTGTAATTGCTGTGTTAATTACCTataatagtattttattattgacatttatacattattctgaataataatttaCTGTACTACTCATAACGACTATATTACTCGTACTAACTTAATGCTTAACAGAACCCCGTAAACATACACCactataaaaattattaatctgtatgttataatacaatattataatTATGTGTTATAAGACGCCACCTGACAACCTTTAATCTGCTGTACTTATGTAACccgtttttactatttataactgataaacataattaatttataattcgGAAccgacacacgcacacaaataaataaaagaaaaagttatGAAAAATGCCCATTTCAGTGGAAGCATgtaagtggctcttaaaagagcctttgggGATAACTGGATGGAGTGGGTTTGTTTAAGCACGCTCTCCGCGAATACGGCGGGCCAGCTGGATGTCCTTAGGCATGATGGTCACCCTCTTGGCATGGATGGCGCACAGGTTGGTGTCCTCGAACAGACCGACCAGGTAAGCCTCACTGGCCTCCTGCAGAGCCATGACGGCAGAACTCTGGAAGCGCAGATCGGTCTTAAAGTCCTGAGCGATCTCTCTAACCAGGCGCTGGAAGGGCAGCTTGCGGATGAGCAGCTCAGTGGACTTCTGATAACGGCGGATTTCACGCAGAGCCACGGTACCTGGCCTGTAACGGTGAGGTTTCTTCACACCGCCGGTAGCCGGGGCGCTCTTGCGGGCAGCCTTAGTGGCGAGCTGCTTCCTCGGCGCCTTACCACCGGTGGACTTACGAGCGGTCTGCTTGGTTCTTGCCATCGAGTCTGGAACTCTGCACTagaggtgggcggatcgatccaaatatcgatatatcgATACCAACGCTAGTATTGATATTGAGCAATACTTGTGTAAAAAGATCGATActcaagctttttttctctcccgCACGCACTGACTGCTGCGCACGCGGATTCATCaaagtctctctgtctgtaagaGCCCTCCCCCCTCTCGTCTTTTGTTGTTGCACCGTCACGTGGCTCAGCGGCGCCAGCCAAACAGCCATGCAGGTAGGCTCAGCCTGGCCCGCCCACTCAGCCCTTGCAGTCGCCCCTCGAGTCGACACGTCACAGTACGGAGAGAGACATGATACTGttcttaaataaaaacctcTAATCCTTTGTTCTCAACGGGGGGAGGGCCCACAGTGTAGCTGTATTCTTTCTCTATTCTCTATTTacactttctttatttaattttcacttattgtttttatttagtttaaagccAGAAGTGCACTGAAGGGAAGAAATTCCTTattctttgtattattttcttgtattgttcgacttgaaaaaaagaacaagtttgaaactgtttacaatatttgttgtggtgtgttaatttTTCTGTATTGTGGTTTGTCAGCTCTCTAGCCTCAGAAGATtgttttaattagctttaagttatatttttttacactctTTATCTAAGAAAAAACGTCGAGAAGTGCACTGAAGGGAAGAAATtccttattttttgtattattttattgtattgttcgaCTTGAAAAACAGAATAAGTTTGaaactgtttacagtatttgttgtggtgtgttaattttgttgtattgtggTTTGTCAGCCCTCTACCTCAGGAGATTTTGTTTTAAGTTGTGTTGAgtgatatttttttacactctgtttatttaggaaaaaacagaattgaactgaaaggaagaaaattccttcttttttattgtttttcctaagaacaattctatttgaaaaaagaaacaaagaaagaaagaactagaaaagatgtctagtgaggggagaatttttattttatttttgtattgtggtGGTATTTTCCTAATGTTAAGGCAAACCTTGTTTTGTTACTGTTCcattgtttctaaacaaaaatgttgattgtgataataaagtattttgttgtCACGTACAATGTTTGGCGAAATTCTATCCTAGGTCTTTTGGATCGTTTGGATCTATgaagcttaaatattaaaaagtatcggtatcgatatcggcgatactggccctgcatttacttggtatcggatcgataccaaaattCCCGGTATCACCCACCTCTAGTTTGAGAAGCTCAcagcgggagagcgagtgagtctgcTAGTTTAAATGAATCAAATTATTCTTTGAGTCGATTGAGTCCCTAGActcgaaagagtcgattcactaagttgatagtaCTCAGCAATCCAAGCAGTTGGAAGCTGAAGGAGTCgcttccctacatagtgcactacgtagatagtattttagatatgaatttatgttccctacatagtgcactaaattgtatatcagataacggatttatgttccttacatagtgcactagatagtgtattaaatagtgaattagacaattggtttattttccctacacagttcactagatagtgtattacataattaattatgttccctacagagTGCACTAGATTATATTtttgatcatagatttatgttcctttcttattgcactagacagtatattagacaattgatttatgttccctacacagtgcgctagattgtatatcagataacggatttaatacgcagtCGTagtaaaaaagtctgtgtctccttcatgtgtgtgtgcgtgtgtgagtgtgtcgttcttggccgctcgttgtagattccgggagattttatctgacttgtgaGAATCAGGGAGCcactatgtatatgcgggagactcccggaactttttctgtactttattttacaaaaagccagagtgtacaatgagggggaattatgtttcttattatataattgtttctcaacaaaaaccccagacttcataagtttattacattaataaaattactttttattcacctacaaactgtagtgggttttcactgcacatgatgaactaataaacacaaaatcattaattagtcaaagcaaattgatgatacattcacctcataaatcatgatacactgctctaccctacatgaaagtaagtacaaagtatcagtatcggatcgatatcggcgatactggccctgtatttacttggtatcggatcgatataaaattttgcagtatcgcacaccactactcTGCACTTCACTACTCCAACACGCTCTTTTTAAGTACCAGAGCCGCTCCGCGCTCATTGGGCGTCTTGATTACGCTCTTTTCTCATTGGACGATCGTGCTTACGTCAAATGTCACTTACTGGTCGGCGTTCTGCCGCTGCCTCGTTTCAAAAAACATAGTATTTCTTCTATGCTGTTGGCGGGATTAATAATACTTTCcattgtttctttgtgcttttagaACACAGCTTACAATCGCATTTAAAGTatataactttttaaaaaatatattattgaatatttcgttcattttccttattattattagcattattattatttttgttccatgtttattacacaaacacgtttgttgcaccacttttaatcGTCTATATTGTTGGTTTTGCTACCGCAAGTGATCTATAACTTGgctaatgtatacatatatagggATATATGTAAAGATAgataaatggggaaaaaataagtcgtacatattgatttgttaattttaccatgtcataAATCATGTGGTTTATGCCGTGTGAGTCTATGAAacgatattacatttatttacacattatctggggaaattgcactttttctgtggaaatgggtggctcttaaaagagccttttggtTAGAACACGAGAGCGACTTTACTTGGACTTGGCTCCTTTCTCGGTCTTCTTGGGTAacagaacagcctggatgttaggcagcacaccgccctgagcgatggttacacctccaagcagtctgttcaactcctcgtcgttacgcacggccaactgcagatgacgagggatgatacgagacttcttgttatctctggcggcgttaccagccaactcgaggatctcagcggtcagatactccagcacggcagccaagtagacaggagcaccagctcccacacgCTCGGCGTAATTTCCCTTACGTAGCAGTCTGTGAACACGGCCCACGGGGAACTGAAGGCCGGCACGGGATGAACGAGTCTTGGCCTTAGCCCTAGTCTTACCGGTGGTCTTCCCTCGGCCACTCATTTTGATGATCAGATGTGTTCGTCGAACAAAACTGAAGTAAACTGAGAAAGAGCTCGAAACGGTGTAATATAGGCAAACTGGctctctcctattggcttagaGCGACGGCACAGCTGAGCCAATCCTAAACGCGCCGTCATGTCTCAGGGAAACACATACACGCCCCCTCAcatactgccccccccccctcctcccctctcttctcctccgttctcccgcccgtgtaatgtatgatacagaaaagcttctttttagcaacaattacattatattatgtcacaataacatttacactaacaattacattatgtaaggagctcatatacgtgagtgcacatacatatacacatttatacggacagttttatggggatgtgtgacaaaatcattattacacataaaacaggaCCAGTTATACTTAGTGTTTTTAACTCCTTGCTTATCACTCTCTCcacaaaatatgtatgtatggatggttgcatgtatgaatagttgtatgtttgcatgcatgcttatatgtatgtatgtgtttaggaaACGCGACTCTTTATGGGAGGAtataggtggctcttaaaagagccgttttaagaaaacgaagttaataaaacatgaacaagTTTACTTCTTCTTGGGTGCAGCTCTTTTGGCCTTGGCCGCTTTAGGCTTAGCGGTCTTGGGTTTGGCTGCCTTGGCTTTTTTAGGACTCTTGGCTGCCTTCTTGGGGGTCGCCGGCTTCTTAGGGCTCTTGGTGGCTTTCTTAGCGGCAGCAGCGGGTTTCTTGACCTTCTTGGGAGACTTCTTAGCTGCGGGCTTCTTGGCTGTTACCTTCTTGGGCTTCTTTGCAGCGGCGGGTTTCTTTGCGGcctttttcactttaggagCGGCGGCTTTTTTGGCCGCGGGCTTCTTCGTCTCGGTTTGcttcttgttgagcttgaaagagcctgaagcgccggtgcccttggtctgcaccagggtgcccttggtcaccaggcttttgacggcgagtttgacgcgggagttgttcttctccacgtcgtatccacctgcagacagagctttcttcagggcggccagggacacgccgctcctctccttggaagcggaaacagctttgacgatcagctcgccgacgctgggacccgctttcttgggtttggccgcggtcttctttttaggagccttggcgggggccgagctggccggtgctggagcttcttctaccatcgttgttggagctaaaacggcgctaagaaagagcgagtgaagcgctgtgctctgttgtacagagactcctccctcttacgagagggggcggggctttatAGCACACATGAGAACTGTGCAGACTCAGCTCGCCCAGCGCAGCGTCTGTGTGCTTCcgtgacacatgcgcacttgtgttttctcatggcaaataacgattaaaatacaagtcctgatataaaatgcgaggtaataaagtgcacgtcggccgaacataagttctctcgttcatgtaaaagcccgcaaagggaacctaacgatgctctgtttccttgtgttctgctaaaacagcacaccgctcctgatgcgtaaagcgacgcagcgcacatttcacatcttattacacgtaaaaatatgctgaggaaacccgatcttcttgtagacacaggctgaaaagagcaaacaaagccttggtgttttccacatgtatttataagcggatgtgagcttccttttctactagaaaaataggctgtttagtgcgatgtaaaacacagctaccaagcaggactaggtcgagtccagggtgcttaactgccatgtagctgaaagaacaaatggaaaaaaaaaactaaaaataaataataaacataacaatttagaataatgatgatgataataagaagaatatttaatgttaaccATAATACTGGTAATAGTACTAATGGCCAAAAAAACAACCGTATTCACAATGatgctttttctaatttggaaattcatgtgtttcagccgcaACGATAGCAAACAAGTGTTAACAAGTGTCATAAGCGACTTCTAAAgcaaaatccacaaacacataaaGAAAATCTCGACTTCAAGAAACTCCTGTGGCCTGACCGAAGCCCCACTGCACAGCTGAGGAATTCAGGTTTTCCGTAATATCGATCAAGGCCCTCCTGAAATCAACATCAGTTTGAAGCCATACAAAAGcctttttgacagaatgggtcCAAATTCCGACAGATACAGTTTCAAGTCTTATgagaagcgtgtgtgtgtgtgtgtgagtgagtgtgtgtgtgagtgagtgtttgagtgtgtgtgtgtgtgtgtgtgtgtgtgtttgtgagtgagtgtgtatgtgtgagtgagtgtgtgtgagtgagtgagtgtgtgtgtgtgtgtgtgtgtgtgtgagtgtgtgtgtgagtttttgtgtgtgtgtgtttgtgagtgagtgtgtgtgtgtgtgagagtgagtgtgtgtgtgtgtgtgagtgagtgagtgtgtgtgagtgtgtgtgtgtgtgagtgtgtgtgtgagtgagtgagtgtgtgtgagtgagtgtgtgtgtgtgtgtgagtgtgtgagtgtgtgtgtgagtgtttgtgtgtgtgtttgtgtgtgtgaatgtgtgtgtgtgtgtgtgtgtgagtgtgtgtgtgtgagtgtttgtgtgtgtgtgtgtttgtgagtgagtgtgtgtgtgagagtgagtgtgtgtgtgtgtgtgtgtgagtgagtgagtgagtgtgtgtgagtgagtgtgtgtgtgtgtgtgtgtgtgagtgagtgagtgagtgtgtgtgagtgagtgtgtgtgtgtgtgtgtgtgtgtgtgtgagtgtgtgtgtgagtgagtgtgtgtaaagaAGATTTACagaagaaatctgcaaacccaattagaataaaccaaattacacaaaaactcagaactaaatatctgaattattgggaaactgaaactaaatctcaaagtaaaatgcagtgttatttggccctaaacagacactacagtgcagcagattatctgagcacagtatccgaccctaaattaagaaacaccctgacgaggtacagactga
It encodes:
- the LOC134328947 gene encoding histone H3 — encoded protein: MARTKQTARKSTGGKAPRKQLATKAARKSAPATGGVKKPHRYRPGTVALREIRRYQKSTELLIRKLPFQRLVREIAQDFKTDLRFQSSAVMALQEASEAYLVGLFEDTNLCAIHAKRVTIMPKDIQLARRIRGERA
- the LOC134328994 gene encoding histone H2A-like, with the translated sequence MSGRGKTTGKTRAKAKTRSSRAGLQFPVGRVHRLLRKGNYAERVGAGAPVYLAAVLEYLTAEILELAGNAARDNKKSRIIPRHLQLAVRNDEELNRLLGGVTIAQGGVLPNIQAVLLPKKTEKGAKSK
- the LOC134328870 gene encoding histone H1-like, which encodes MVEEAPAPASSAPAKAPKKKTAAKPKKAGPSVGELIVKAVSASKERSGVSLAALKKALSAGGYDVEKNNSRVKLAVKSLVTKGTLVQTKGTGASGSFKLNKKQTETKKPAAKKAAAPKVKKAAKKPAAAKKPKKVTAKKPAAKKSPKKVKKPAAAAKKATKSPKKPATPKKAAKSPKKAKAAKPKTAKPKAAKAKRAAPKKK